In Cloacibacillus sp., the following proteins share a genomic window:
- a CDS encoding ketopantoate reductase family protein has product MKKIENIALVGLGAVGCAYLTTIAEHLPPEKIRVVASGERAERYRKNGITYNGKQYRFNVAEPGSGERSADLVFVAVKNTQLAAAVEEIGDFVGSETVIVAPLNGVTSEKVLMERYGAERVLYSYAMKIDATREGDRTFCKNTGFIPFGEARNEPGRYSENVTAVEEFFRRTGIEYEIPEDMITSLWKKFMMNTGLNQTSAILGFTYGMMQRSTSARALMRSAMEEAAAVAGAEGISLGTPEIDDCFRIMDMLGAEGKTSMLQDIEARRPTEVGAFAGTVVEIAGRHGLAVPVNRTYLRQIRALEESFLI; this is encoded by the coding sequence ATGAAGAAGATAGAAAATATCGCCCTTGTCGGGCTGGGAGCGGTCGGATGCGCCTATCTGACGACGATCGCGGAGCATCTGCCTCCTGAGAAGATTCGGGTCGTCGCCTCCGGTGAACGCGCCGAACGTTACCGTAAAAATGGTATAACCTATAATGGAAAACAGTACCGCTTCAATGTCGCGGAGCCGGGGAGCGGAGAGCGTTCCGCCGATCTGGTCTTTGTCGCCGTGAAGAATACCCAGCTCGCGGCGGCGGTGGAGGAGATAGGGGATTTTGTCGGCTCCGAGACGGTGATCGTCGCGCCGCTCAACGGCGTCACGAGCGAAAAGGTGCTGATGGAGCGCTACGGCGCGGAGCGGGTGCTCTATTCCTACGCGATGAAGATAGACGCGACGCGCGAGGGAGACCGCACCTTCTGCAAAAATACCGGCTTTATCCCCTTCGGAGAGGCGCGCAACGAGCCGGGCCGTTATTCGGAGAACGTGACGGCGGTGGAGGAGTTTTTTCGGCGTACCGGTATCGAGTATGAGATACCGGAGGATATGATAACGAGCCTCTGGAAGAAGTTCATGATGAATACGGGCTTAAACCAGACCTCCGCGATCCTTGGCTTTACCTACGGGATGATGCAGCGTTCCACTTCCGCGCGCGCACTGATGCGTTCGGCGATGGAGGAGGCCGCCGCCGTGGCCGGAGCGGAGGGGATATCCCTGGGAACGCCGGAGATCGACGACTGTTTCCGGATCATGGATATGCTGGGCGCCGAGGGAAAGACCTCGATGCTGCAGGATATCGAGGCCCGCCGCCCTACTGAAGTCGGCGCCTTCGCCGGCACGGTGGTCGAGATTGCCGGCAGACACGGCCTCGCCGTCCCAGTCAACCGTACCTATCTGCGGCAGATCCGGGCGCTGGAGGAGTCTTTTCTTATATAA
- a CDS encoding 3-oxoacid CoA-transferase subunit B: MLPELSEKEARARIARRVASELEDGALVNLGIGIPQLVPDYLPEEVRLILQTENGVINAGASADRHDLRVIDAGGTPVSVLPGGALISSELSFAIMRGGHIDVTVLGALEVDREGSLANWMIPQVRVPGMGGAMDIVTGAKKVCVATRHFDKEGRSKLVQKCSLPLTGRGVVDVIVTEYCVVRNIYGHMVMTEIAEDTGLQALLDRTEMQIDVSSQLKRIQF, from the coding sequence ATGCTTCCAGAACTTAGTGAGAAAGAGGCCCGCGCGCGTATCGCGAGGAGGGTCGCCTCGGAACTTGAAGACGGCGCGCTCGTCAACCTAGGCATCGGCATTCCGCAGCTCGTGCCGGATTACCTGCCGGAAGAGGTGCGGCTCATACTGCAGACGGAAAACGGCGTCATCAACGCCGGCGCAAGCGCGGACAGGCACGACCTGCGCGTCATCGACGCTGGCGGCACGCCGGTGTCGGTGCTGCCGGGCGGCGCGCTCATCTCCTCGGAGCTCAGCTTCGCGATCATGCGCGGCGGCCATATCGACGTCACCGTTCTCGGCGCGCTCGAGGTCGACCGCGAGGGAAGCCTCGCAAACTGGATGATCCCGCAGGTGCGGGTCCCAGGCATGGGCGGCGCGATGGACATCGTCACGGGGGCAAAAAAGGTCTGCGTCGCGACGCGCCACTTCGATAAAGAGGGGCGCAGCAAGCTCGTGCAGAAATGTTCGCTGCCGCTGACGGGGCGCGGCGTGGTCGACGTCATCGTCACCGAATACTGCGTGGTGCGGAACATCTACGGCCATATGGTGATGACCGAGATCGCCGAAGACACCGGCCTCCAGGCGCTGCTCGACCGGACGGAGATGCAGATCGACGTCAGCTCGCAGCTGAAACGGATACAGTTCTAA
- a CDS encoding 3-oxoacid CoA-transferase subunit A yields MAKPFIKPVITPAEAAAYAAPGKTLMIGGFNYGGAPYTIIEALCESGVKEIDLICVDTSYFQTKVPGPVGVARLVTNGQLRSLVASHIGLNKKTQELYTGGKLKIELIPMGTFVERIRAGGAGLGGILTPTGVDTVYEEGRETVELDGRRYILERPLRADTAFIRAYKADAAGNLVYYGTNRNFNPTMATAAARVVAEVDEVVPLGEIDPNNVVTPGIFIDALVLKGDGEYASRT; encoded by the coding sequence ATGGCCAAACCATTTATCAAGCCCGTCATCACGCCGGCGGAGGCCGCGGCCTATGCCGCTCCCGGCAAAACCCTGATGATCGGCGGCTTCAACTACGGCGGCGCGCCCTATACGATAATCGAGGCGCTCTGCGAGAGCGGCGTAAAGGAGATAGATCTCATCTGCGTCGACACCAGCTACTTCCAGACCAAGGTTCCCGGCCCCGTCGGCGTGGCGCGGCTCGTGACAAACGGACAGCTCCGTTCGCTCGTCGCCTCCCATATCGGCCTCAATAAAAAGACGCAGGAGCTGTACACCGGCGGAAAACTGAAGATAGAGCTGATACCGATGGGCACCTTCGTCGAACGTATCCGCGCGGGCGGCGCGGGGCTCGGCGGCATCCTTACGCCGACCGGCGTGGATACCGTCTACGAGGAGGGGCGCGAGACCGTCGAACTCGACGGACGACGCTACATCCTTGAGCGGCCGCTGCGGGCGGATACCGCCTTTATCCGCGCCTACAAGGCCGACGCTGCGGGCAATCTTGTCTATTACGGGACGAACAGGAACTTTAACCCGACGATGGCGACCGCGGCGGCAAGGGTTGTCGCGGAGGTGGACGAGGTCGTGCCGCTCGGTGAAATAGATCCCAACAACGTCGTGACCCCTGGCATATTTATTGACGCTCTGGTATTGAAAGGAGATGGCGAATATGCTTCCAGAACTTAG
- a CDS encoding M20/M25/M40 family metallo-hydrolase has protein sequence MDREYLLSMIKELVALPSVTESAAESAPGEWLFERLSKLPYFCENPGHLQLVDTPLEGSLYKLKSLVARVDAAKKTARTVLLIGHYDVVDVKCYGDIAEHAFDADRLAEIFDAGADVLYGRGVMDMKCGAALEAALIEEFAEDRSLFDVNLVIALVGDEENSSAGMRGALPALTAMQAEGLDFLAALNTEPGEAGRSGVVGPMVFLGTLGKLMPGFYIRGRGAHVGNCYNGFSALLAASRLVSYAEGNPYLADPLHGVCQPSWICLDMKALHDLYSVTVPDKAYAYFNCFTTNNTPALVMEQMRGVAAYALRQSSEQLTASYRALLALGYEGAEFVPEEPAVYTLEELKELARGHHGDSFDEELRRYTETLPPGDMRARGIKCVDFIADRSGAEGPYIVCFFLPPWLPVRTDLTDDPRDLAAVETARAVEAECVEKYGLKMTESELFAGLCDLSYVGAKVSDDDVRALSGNMPGWGSVYNIPLKEMQGLGLPVINLGPSGESPHKKDERLHLRYSLDILPSLLKFAIRELSRRSR, from the coding sequence ATGGACAGAGAATATCTATTATCGATGATAAAAGAACTTGTCGCGCTGCCGAGCGTTACGGAGAGCGCCGCGGAGAGCGCGCCCGGCGAATGGCTCTTCGAAAGGCTTTCAAAGCTTCCTTATTTTTGTGAAAACCCCGGACATCTTCAGCTGGTTGATACGCCGCTGGAGGGTTCGCTCTATAAACTGAAGTCGCTTGTCGCGCGCGTCGACGCCGCCAAAAAGACGGCGCGTACGGTGCTGCTCATCGGCCATTACGACGTCGTCGACGTGAAATGTTACGGCGATATCGCCGAACATGCCTTCGACGCCGACCGGCTCGCGGAGATATTCGACGCCGGCGCGGACGTCCTCTACGGGCGCGGCGTGATGGATATGAAGTGCGGCGCGGCGCTCGAAGCGGCGCTCATCGAGGAGTTTGCGGAGGACCGTTCCCTGTTCGACGTGAATCTGGTCATCGCGCTGGTGGGAGACGAGGAAAATTCCTCCGCCGGAATGCGCGGCGCGCTGCCGGCCCTTACGGCGATGCAGGCGGAGGGGCTCGATTTTCTCGCGGCGCTCAATACCGAGCCGGGAGAGGCGGGGCGCTCCGGCGTCGTCGGCCCGATGGTCTTTCTCGGCACGCTCGGCAAACTGATGCCCGGCTTTTATATCCGTGGGCGCGGCGCTCATGTGGGAAACTGCTACAATGGTTTTTCCGCGCTGCTAGCCGCCTCGCGGCTGGTCTCCTACGCTGAGGGCAACCCCTATCTCGCTGACCCGCTGCACGGCGTCTGCCAGCCCTCATGGATCTGCCTCGACATGAAGGCGCTGCACGACCTCTACAGCGTTACAGTCCCCGATAAGGCCTACGCGTACTTCAACTGTTTCACTACCAACAACACCCCCGCGCTGGTGATGGAGCAGATGCGCGGCGTCGCCGCCTATGCGCTGCGCCAGAGCTCGGAGCAGCTCACCGCCTCCTATCGTGCGCTGCTCGCCTTGGGCTACGAGGGGGCGGAGTTTGTGCCGGAGGAGCCGGCGGTTTACACGCTGGAGGAGCTCAAGGAGCTGGCGCGCGGACATCACGGAGACTCTTTCGACGAGGAGCTGCGCCGCTACACGGAGACGCTGCCGCCCGGCGATATGCGCGCGCGCGGCATAAAGTGTGTGGACTTCATCGCCGACCGTTCAGGTGCCGAGGGGCCCTATATCGTCTGCTTCTTCCTGCCTCCGTGGCTGCCTGTGCGCACCGATCTCACGGATGACCCGCGTGACCTGGCCGCGGTTGAAACGGCGCGCGCCGTGGAGGCGGAGTGCGTGGAAAAATACGGCCTTAAGATGACGGAGTCGGAGCTCTTCGCGGGGCTCTGTGACCTCAGCTATGTTGGGGCGAAGGTCTCGGACGACGACGTGCGAGCTCTCAGCGGCAACATGCCCGGCTGGGGGAGCGTCTACAACATCCCGCTCAAAGAGATGCAGGGGCTTGGCCTGCCGGTCATCAACCTCGGCCCGAGCGGAGAATCGCCGCATAAAAAAGACGAACGGCTGCACCTGCGCTATTCGCTGGATATACTGCCATCGCTGCTGAAATTCGCGATACGGGAGCTGTCGCGCCGCAGCCGCTGA
- a CDS encoding GNAT family N-acetyltransferase, with the protein MYDDDVRIRPAKPEEAEDLSDIAWRSKSYWDYPVDVMNIFRDMLSIEQDFIENNPSYLIEHEDTDEKVGFYALEKKGDKWWLEHLWVLPEEIGTGLGGKLFLHACEMAETMGADELYIVSDPNAEEFYRHMGAEKIGEEQTEGMPERLLPVMRMKL; encoded by the coding sequence ATGTACGATGACGACGTTCGAATACGTCCAGCCAAACCAGAAGAGGCGGAAGATCTGTCGGATATAGCCTGGAGGTCGAAGTCTTACTGGGATTACCCTGTTGATGTGATGAACATCTTCCGGGATATGCTCAGCATTGAGCAGGATTTTATCGAAAACAATCCGTCTTACCTCATAGAGCACGAGGATACCGATGAAAAGGTCGGCTTTTACGCGCTTGAGAAGAAGGGAGACAAATGGTGGCTTGAACACCTGTGGGTGCTTCCCGAAGAGATCGGTACGGGGCTGGGGGGAAAGCTCTTCCTTCACGCCTGCGAGATGGCCGAGACGATGGGAGCCGATGAACTTTACATAGTATCCGACCCGAACGCCGAGGAGTTTTACCGGCATATGGGAGCGGAGAAGATAGGAGAAGAGCAGACGGAGGGAATGCCTGAACGCCTCCTTCCCGTGATGCGCATGAAACTATAA